One stretch of Solenopsis invicta isolate M01_SB chromosome 16, UNIL_Sinv_3.0, whole genome shotgun sequence DNA includes these proteins:
- the LOC105204055 gene encoding 5'-AMP-activated serine/threonine-protein kinase catalytic subunit alpha isoform X4, producing MRASESSECIGRGRASIYEHEEVNATENGVRDLKMENIVLQDERKEQIKIVDFGLSNIYASGDPLRTQCGSPEYAAPELFVVGKRYGPEVDLWSLGVVLYGMIIGRLPFLCPRNEWTSLEERRRKLMIQINRGLTSVQEKAMHQTSFECRNLINGLLIPSARERITIREILDHPWILASSKSNFHFYSEDDSNDVSNHATIVNEIATAMRTTTAAVEAEIMRQKYGEIGGMYNIKEHKLYQAAAAVYQSAPRLLRSSTRRTEDVSSSTMIIRKTKDNLRNGTSGNSDNTDRIIVMRRGQVQDRSVKKSPLHGSTAWNWRCRSGNENRSSEERRNYRIRYDDMNASLSPQQYRMSQIIKNQDDKISDRRLLRDERKTRNSTACNISKKIEKKNGISRTNKTDCEIIPSPSTLQTYSRVSSESVPTSRIKETFHKKILAPPWRCRVGSAKIRRDT from the exons ATGCGCGCATCCGAGTCGAGCGAGTGCATCGGACGCGGGCGCGCGAGCATTTACGAGCACGAGGAGGTAAATGCGACGGAGAACGGTGTACG GGATCTTAAAATGGAGAATATCGTGCTACAGGACGAACGCAAGGAACAGATCAAGATAGTGG ATTTTGGTCTCAGCAATATTTACGCTAGCGGCGATCCTCTGCGAACGCAATGCGGATCTCCGGAGTATGCTGCTCCCGAACTCTTCGTCGTAGGTAAACGATATGGGCCGGAAGTGGATTTATGGAGCCT AGGAGTCGTTTTGTACGGAATGATTATCGGTCGACTTCCATTCCTGTGTCCCCGCAATGAATGGACATCGTTGGAGGAACGTCGACGGAAGTTGATGATACAGATCAACAGGGGCTTGACGTCGGTCCAGGAGAAGGCCATGCACCAAACGTCGTTCGAATGCAGGAATCTGATAAACGGTCTTCTCATTCCATCGGCTCGCGAGAGGATCACCATTCGAGAGATCCTTGATCATCCGTGGATCCTCGCATCGTCGAAGagcaattttcatttttactctGAAGACGACTCGAATGACGTTTCTAATCATGCCACG ATAGTGAACGAGATCGCGACGGCAATGCGAACAACTACGGCTGCAGTCGAGGCTGAAATAATGAGACAAAAGTACGGAGAAATTGGCGGCatgtataatattaa gGAGCATAAATTGTATCAAGCAGCCGCTGCTGTTTATCAGTCAGCACCGCGACTTCTTCGAAGTTCCACGCGTCGAACGGAAGACGTTTCGTCATCGACCATGATTATCAG AAAGACGAAGGATAATTTACGAAACGGTACATCCGGGAACTCTGACAATACCGATCGCATAATCGTCATGCGACGTGGCCAGGTGCAAGATCGATCGGTCAAGAAATCCCCATTACACGGTTCCACGGCGTGGAACTGGCGATGCCGCTCCGGAAACGAAAATCGCTCTTCCGAGGAACGGAGAAATTAC AGGATTCGTTATGATGACATGAACGCATCTTTATCACCTCAACAGTATCGTATgtcgcaaattataaaaaaccaGGATGATAAAATATCGGATCGACGACTGCTCAG AGATGAAAGGAAGACAAGAAACTCTACAGcttgtaatatttctaaaaaaatagagaaaaagaacGGCATCTCTAGGACCAATAAAACAGATTGTGAAATAATTCCCAGCCCTTCGACTTTGCAAACCTATTCACGCGTTAGTAGCGAAAGCGTGCCTACTTCGCGAATTAAG GAGACTTTTCACAAAAAGATACTGGCCCCACCGTGGCGATGTCGAGTCGGAAGTGCGAAAATTAGAAGGGATACGTGA
- the LOC105202423 gene encoding protein adenylyltransferase Fic has product MLPCGGWIHDCRVCHGKTSHVNAKRGDATDSTDDMTPRFVLPVVSILVITIVVIVSTLLSRYVGDLSIDATEQEFHHGRSIFVPLSSEGILNVYDDYTLSISKSNTELQCTAASTAEALASLHLALDMKLSGKQEKAIKLFQHAVALAPCHPDVLNHYGEFLEHTQNNVIKANEFYVRALTYEPNHEGALINNQRTARVVEELDRLMLRRIDEKRNTLSNIPDNNAALIRAKKEAYFQHIYHTVGIEGNTMNLAQTRAIVETRTAVSGKSIDEHNEILGLDAAMKYINATLVNRVGSISIKDILEIHRRVLGHVDPIEGGQFRRTQVYVGGHIPPGPSNIHYLMEEFVLWLNSEQAIRMHPVRYAALAHYKLVHIHPFTDGNGRTSRLLMNMILMQAGYPPVIIHKQHRHKYYEYLQLANAGDIRPFVRFIAECTEQTLDLFLWATSEFSRQVPALSQETLFTERHNTIILEDNNDILEND; this is encoded by the exons ATGTTGCCGTGCGGAGGATGGATCCACGACTGTCGCGTATGTCATGGCAAGACTTCTCACGTGAACGCGAAGCGCGGGGATGCCACGGACTCCACGGACGATATGACACCGAGATTCGTCCTCCCTGTCGTTAGCATTCTCGTGATAACGATCGTTGTCATCGTCAGTACGTTACTGTCGAGATACGTAGGCGATCTGTCTATCGATGCTACGG AACAGGAATTCCATCACGGCCGTTCCATATTTGTGCCACTTAGTTCGGAAGGCATTTTGAATGTCTATGATGATTATACACTCTCCATTTCGAAAAGTAACACTGAGCTTCAATGTACCGCAGCATCGACAGCGGAAGCCCTGGCATCTCTGCATTTAGCACTAGACATGAAATTATCTGGGAAGCAGGAGAAAGctataaaattgtttcaacATGCGGTGGCGTTGGCACCTTGCCATCCGGATGTCCTGAACCACTATGGGGAGTTTTTGGAGCATACTCAGAATAATGTGATCAAAGCCAATGAATTTTATGTGCGCGCTTTAACTTACGAACCGAATCACGAAGGtgctttaataaataatcaaaggacAGCTCGCGTGGTCGAGGAACTTGACAGATTAATGCTCAGGCGCATCGATGAAAAGAGAAACACGCTATCCAACATACCTGATAACAATGCTGCATTGATACGCGCTAAAAAGGAGGCTTACTTTCAACATATCTATCACACAGTCGGAATTGAGGGAAATACTATGAATCTGGCACAGACGAGAGCTATAGTCGAGACACGTACTGCTGTATCTGGAAAGAGTATTGACGAACACAATGAGATTCTTGGTTTAGATGCTgctatgaaatatataaatgcgaCCTTGGTAAATAG AGTAGGGTCCATTTCTATAAAAGATATACTGGAGATACATAGGCGTGTGTTGGGACATGTAGATCCCATCGAGGGTGGTCAATTTCGAAGGACTCAAGTGTATGTTGGTGGTCATATACCTCCAGGTCCCAGCAACATACATTACCTGATGGAAGAGTTTGTATTATGGTTAAATAGCGAACAAGCTATTAGGATGCATCCAGTGAG gTATGCAGCTCTCGCACATTATAAACTGGTGCATATACATCCATTTACTGATGGAAACGGCAGAACATCTCGTTTACTCATGAACATGATTCTCATGCAAGCCGGATATCCACCAGTTATCATTCACAAGCAGCATCGCCATAAATATTATGAGTACTTGCAACTAGCCAACGCCGGAGATATTCGACCGTTCGTGAGATTCATAGCAGAATGCACGGAGCAGacattagatttatttttatgggCGACTAGTGAATTTTCTCGACAAGTTCCTGCACTGAGTCAAGAGACATTGTTTACAGAAAGGCACAATACGATTATTCTAGAGGATAATAACGATATACTAGAAAATGATTGA
- the LOC105202416 gene encoding protein mothers against dpp: MDDEEGASSSGPMSSLNSLFSFTSPAVKKLLGWKQGDEEEKWAEKAVDSLVKKLKKRKGAIEELERALSCPGTPSKCVTIPRSLDGRLQVSHRKGLPHVIYCRVWRWPDLQSHHELKPLELCQYPFSAKQKEVCINPYHYKRVESPVLPPVLVPRHSEYAPGHSLLPFQQLADPSMPHNVAYSSSGFNAGSTSGVNPTSPMSSVGSVPSPGSTTLPNPQSPYGTNGLPETPPPAYSPPEDGSQTGQTTSSDSVPMDTSTSIESAIPVCYQEPSYWASIAYYELNCRVGEVFHCHSHSVIIDGFTNPSNNSDRFCLGQLSNVNRNSTIENTRRHIGKGVHLYYVGGEVYAECLSDSAIFVQSRNCNHHHGFHPSTVCKIPPGCSLKIFNNQEFAQLLSQSVNHGFEAVYELTKMCTIRMSFVKGWGAEYHRQDVTSTPCWIEAHLHGPLQWLDKVLTQMGPPHNAISSVS; encoded by the exons ATGGATGATGAAGAAGGGGCTTCAAGTTCTGGACCTATGTCTTCGTTAAACAGTTTGTTCTCCTTCACCAGCCCCGCTGTGAAAAAATTGCTTGGCTGGAAGCAAGGTGACGAGGAAGAGAAATGGGCTGAGAAAGCAGTGGATTCGTTAGTGAAGAAATTGAAGAAGCGCAAAGGCGCGATTGAGGAACTGGAACGGGCGCTGAGCTGCCCCGGGACACCGAGTAAATGCGTAACGATTCCTAGAAGCTTGGATGGCAGATTGCAGGTTTCACATCGCAAGGGCTTGCCACATGTGATATATTGTAGAGTTTGGCGATGGCCGGATCTGCAATCGCATCACGAATTGAAGCCATTAGAGCTGTGTCAGTATCCGTTCTCTGCCAAGCAGAAGGAAGTCTGCATCAATCCTTACCACTACAAAAGGGTAGAGAGCCCGGTACTGCCACCGGTATTGGTTCCTAGACACTCGGAATATGCTCCTGGCCATTCCTTGTTGCCATTTCAGCAGCTGGCTGATCCGAGCATGCCTCATAATGTGGCCTATTCATCCAGCGGTTTCAATGCCGGTTCCACAAGCGGTGTCAATCCGACGTCGCCCATGTCCTCTGTCGGCTCCGTGCCCAGTCCAGGGAGCACAACTTTGCCAAATCCTCAGAGCCCGTATGGTACCAATGGATTACCAGAGACCCCGCCGCCAGCGTACTCTCCGCCCGAAGATGGTTCTCAGACCGGACAAACCACGTCGTCGGATTCTGTTCCGATGGACACAAGCACGTCAATTGAATCGGCCATACCTGTATGTTACCAAGAACCATCTTACTGGGCTTCGATCGCTTATTACGAGCTGAATTGTCGAGTGGGCGAGGTGTTTCATTGTCACTCGCACTCCGTAATTATTGACGGCTTTACAAATCCGAGCAACAACTCCGATCGCTTCTGCCTGGGACAGTTGTCCAATGTAAATCGAAATTCTACAATAGAGAATACAAGGCGGCACATAGGCAAAGGAGTGCATCTGTACTATGTCGGGGGAGAAGTTTATGCCGAATGTCTCTCGGATTCTGCGATATTTGTACAATCTAGGAATTGTAATCACCATCATGGCTTTCATCCCAGCACAGTTTGTAAAATTCCACCGGGATGCTCATTGAAAATATTCAACAATCAAGAATTTGCCCAGCTTCTGTCGCAGAGTGTGAACCATGGGTTTGAAGCTGTCTATGAATTAACGAAGATGTGCACTATAAG AATGTCTTTCGTGAAGGGATGGGGTGCGGAATACCATAGACAGGATGTTACATCGACTCCTTGTTGGATCGAGGCTCATTTGCATGGACCTTTGCAATGGTTAGACAAAGTGTTGACGCAAATGGGTCCTCCCCACAACGCCATAAGTTCGGTGTCATAA